A genomic window from Carassius carassius chromosome 29, fCarCar2.1, whole genome shotgun sequence includes:
- the LOC132109815 gene encoding CXXC-type zinc finger protein 5-like isoform X2 produces MSASGGSMEGSRAIEEEEAQDSCCGDEDSSPVVERRNRSGIISAPLSKSLKRSRALSQYIATCSAAAVASVANANRLAQSSMVAPGIKAHPTASQHRSQIGYAKLDRGALVSGLLDSPSGLHLAQAAELLRRAGMLLPVSDPSSVSVGGDMETVSASDSLGSVIDFPLLGNGGVGVSFPYHPGLFIMTPAGVFLADGALSHMTGASEHQQTQSEISSAISANGKKKRKRCGLCPPCRRRINCEQCSSCRNRKTGHQICKFRKCEELKKKPAGGLEVMLPTGAPFRWFP; encoded by the exons ATGTCTGCCAGCGGAGGGTCCATGGAGGGAAGTCGAGCAATAGAGGAAGAGGAGGCGCAGGACAGCTGCTGCGGGGACGAAGACTCATCCCCGGTGGTGGAAAGGAGAAACCGCAGCGGCATCATCAGCGCTCCACTCAGCAAAAGCCTGAAGCGCTCACGAGCTCTCTCGCAGTACATCGCAACCTGCTCAGCTGCCGCTGTGGCCAGTGTCGCAAATGCTAACAGACTTGCCCAGAGCTCTATGGTGGCGCCGGGCATCAAAGCTCACCCTACTGCCAGCCAGCACAGGTCACAAATCGGGTATGCCAAACTGGACCGGGGTGCGTTAGTCTCCGGCCTTCTGGACTCTCCGAGCGGCCTGCATCTTGCTCAGGCCGCCGAGCTCCTGCGACGGGCGGGGATGCTGCTTCCTGTCAGTGACCCATCCAGTGTCAGTGTGGGCGGGGACATGGAGACTGTCTCGGCTTCTGATTCGCTGGGCAGTGTGATAGACTTCCCTTTGCTTGGCAATGGCGGAGTGGGTGTGAGTTTTCCATATCACCCAGGGCTGTTCATAATGACGCCAGCAGGAGTGTTCCTCGCTGATGGGGCACTCTCTCACATGACGGGCGCGTCGGAACACCAGCAGACACAGAGCGAGATTTCCTCGGCCATCAGTGCCAACGGGAAGAAAAAACGGAAGCGATGCGGCCTGTGTCCACCTTGCCGGCGCAGGATTAACTGCGAACAATGCAGCAGTTGCCGCAACCGCAAAACCGGCCATCAGATCTGCAAGTTCCGCAAGTGCGAAGAGCTCAAaaagaaacctgctggtgggctGGAG GTGATGCTGCCAACCGGAGCTCCTTTCCGATGGTTTCCGTAG
- the LOC132109815 gene encoding CXXC-type zinc finger protein 5-like isoform X3: protein MSASGGSMEGSRAIEEEEAQDSCCGDEDSSPVVERRNRSGIISAPLSKSLKRSRALSQYIATCSAAAVASVANANRLAQSSMVAPGIKAHPTASQHRSQIGYAKLDRGALVSGLLDSPSGLHLAQAAELLRRAGMLLPVSDPSSVSVGGDMETVSASDSLGSVIDFPLLGNGGVGVSFPYHPGLFIMTPAGVFLADGALSHMTGASEHQQTQSEISSAISANGKKKRKRCGLCPPCRRRINCEQCSSCRNRKTGHQICKFRKCEELKKKPAGGLEVRW from the exons ATGTCTGCCAGCGGAGGGTCCATGGAGGGAAGTCGAGCAATAGAGGAAGAGGAGGCGCAGGACAGCTGCTGCGGGGACGAAGACTCATCCCCGGTGGTGGAAAGGAGAAACCGCAGCGGCATCATCAGCGCTCCACTCAGCAAAAGCCTGAAGCGCTCACGAGCTCTCTCGCAGTACATCGCAACCTGCTCAGCTGCCGCTGTGGCCAGTGTCGCAAATGCTAACAGACTTGCCCAGAGCTCTATGGTGGCGCCGGGCATCAAAGCTCACCCTACTGCCAGCCAGCACAGGTCACAAATCGGGTATGCCAAACTGGACCGGGGTGCGTTAGTCTCCGGCCTTCTGGACTCTCCGAGCGGCCTGCATCTTGCTCAGGCCGCCGAGCTCCTGCGACGGGCGGGGATGCTGCTTCCTGTCAGTGACCCATCCAGTGTCAGTGTGGGCGGGGACATGGAGACTGTCTCGGCTTCTGATTCGCTGGGCAGTGTGATAGACTTCCCTTTGCTTGGCAATGGCGGAGTGGGTGTGAGTTTTCCATATCACCCAGGGCTGTTCATAATGACGCCAGCAGGAGTGTTCCTCGCTGATGGGGCACTCTCTCACATGACGGGCGCGTCGGAACACCAGCAGACACAGAGCGAGATTTCCTCGGCCATCAGTGCCAACGGGAAGAAAAAACGGAAGCGATGCGGCCTGTGTCCACCTTGCCGGCGCAGGATTAACTGCGAACAATGCAGCAGTTGCCGCAACCGCAAAACCGGCCATCAGATCTGCAAGTTCCGCAAGTGCGAAGAGCTCAAaaagaaacctgctggtgggctGGAGGTAAGATG GTGA
- the LOC132109815 gene encoding CXXC-type zinc finger protein 5-like isoform X1 — protein MSASGGSMEGSRAIEEEEAQDSCCGDEDSSPVVERRNRSGIISAPLSKSLKRSRALSQYIATCSAAAVASVANANRLAQSSMVAPGIKAHPTASQHRSQIGYAKLDRGALVSGLLDSPSGLHLAQAAELLRRAGMLLPVSDPSSVSVGGDMETVSASDSLGSVIDFPLLGNGGVGVSFPYHPGLFIMTPAGVFLADGALSHMTGASEHQQTQSEISSAISANGKKKRKRCGLCPPCRRRINCEQCSSCRNRKTGHQICKFRKCEELKKKPAGGLEKVMLPTGAPFRWFP, from the exons ATGTCTGCCAGCGGAGGGTCCATGGAGGGAAGTCGAGCAATAGAGGAAGAGGAGGCGCAGGACAGCTGCTGCGGGGACGAAGACTCATCCCCGGTGGTGGAAAGGAGAAACCGCAGCGGCATCATCAGCGCTCCACTCAGCAAAAGCCTGAAGCGCTCACGAGCTCTCTCGCAGTACATCGCAACCTGCTCAGCTGCCGCTGTGGCCAGTGTCGCAAATGCTAACAGACTTGCCCAGAGCTCTATGGTGGCGCCGGGCATCAAAGCTCACCCTACTGCCAGCCAGCACAGGTCACAAATCGGGTATGCCAAACTGGACCGGGGTGCGTTAGTCTCCGGCCTTCTGGACTCTCCGAGCGGCCTGCATCTTGCTCAGGCCGCCGAGCTCCTGCGACGGGCGGGGATGCTGCTTCCTGTCAGTGACCCATCCAGTGTCAGTGTGGGCGGGGACATGGAGACTGTCTCGGCTTCTGATTCGCTGGGCAGTGTGATAGACTTCCCTTTGCTTGGCAATGGCGGAGTGGGTGTGAGTTTTCCATATCACCCAGGGCTGTTCATAATGACGCCAGCAGGAGTGTTCCTCGCTGATGGGGCACTCTCTCACATGACGGGCGCGTCGGAACACCAGCAGACACAGAGCGAGATTTCCTCGGCCATCAGTGCCAACGGGAAGAAAAAACGGAAGCGATGCGGCCTGTGTCCACCTTGCCGGCGCAGGATTAACTGCGAACAATGCAGCAGTTGCCGCAACCGCAAAACCGGCCATCAGATCTGCAAGTTCCGCAAGTGCGAAGAGCTCAAaaagaaacctgctggtgggctGGAG AAGGTGATGCTGCCAACCGGAGCTCCTTTCCGATGGTTTCCGTAG
- the LOC132109815 gene encoding CXXC-type zinc finger protein 5-like isoform X4 — protein MSASGGSMEGSRAIEEEEAQDSCCGDEDSSPVVERRNRSGIISAPLSKSLKRSRALSQYIATCSAAAVASVANANRLAQSSMVAPGIKAHPTASQHRSQIGYAKLDRGALVSGLLDSPSGLHLAQAAELLRRAGMLLPVSDPSSVSVGGDMETVSASDSLGSVIDFPLLGNGGVGVSFPYHPGLFIMTPAGVFLADGALSHMTGASEHQQTQSEISSAISANGKKKRKRCGLCPPCRRRINCEQCSSCRNRKTGHQICKFRKCEELKKKPAGGLEVR, from the exons ATGTCTGCCAGCGGAGGGTCCATGGAGGGAAGTCGAGCAATAGAGGAAGAGGAGGCGCAGGACAGCTGCTGCGGGGACGAAGACTCATCCCCGGTGGTGGAAAGGAGAAACCGCAGCGGCATCATCAGCGCTCCACTCAGCAAAAGCCTGAAGCGCTCACGAGCTCTCTCGCAGTACATCGCAACCTGCTCAGCTGCCGCTGTGGCCAGTGTCGCAAATGCTAACAGACTTGCCCAGAGCTCTATGGTGGCGCCGGGCATCAAAGCTCACCCTACTGCCAGCCAGCACAGGTCACAAATCGGGTATGCCAAACTGGACCGGGGTGCGTTAGTCTCCGGCCTTCTGGACTCTCCGAGCGGCCTGCATCTTGCTCAGGCCGCCGAGCTCCTGCGACGGGCGGGGATGCTGCTTCCTGTCAGTGACCCATCCAGTGTCAGTGTGGGCGGGGACATGGAGACTGTCTCGGCTTCTGATTCGCTGGGCAGTGTGATAGACTTCCCTTTGCTTGGCAATGGCGGAGTGGGTGTGAGTTTTCCATATCACCCAGGGCTGTTCATAATGACGCCAGCAGGAGTGTTCCTCGCTGATGGGGCACTCTCTCACATGACGGGCGCGTCGGAACACCAGCAGACACAGAGCGAGATTTCCTCGGCCATCAGTGCCAACGGGAAGAAAAAACGGAAGCGATGCGGCCTGTGTCCACCTTGCCGGCGCAGGATTAACTGCGAACAATGCAGCAGTTGCCGCAACCGCAAAACCGGCCATCAGATCTGCAAGTTCCGCAAGTGCGAAGAGCTCAAaaagaaacctgctggtgggctGGAGGTAAGATG A